The Candidatus Thermoplasmatota archaeon DNA segment CGCAGCCTGACCTTTTACAGCACCCTTCAGGCCACTTATCCCCTTAGCCTTATTTTCAGCCTCATCAAGAGCCCTTAGGATAAGAGTGTTTTTTGCAGAACGTATAACAGCGTTTTTCTGAAGGTTTTTCCTCATCTTCTGCATCTGAGGACCAGGTATACCACCGATTTCAGCTATACCAACAACCTTGTTACTTGTAAGCAGATTTGTTAACTCCGCCACTTCCCCGTGTTTCCATTTTGCTACATGAGCCATAAAAACAAATCACCCTAAACAATTCGCTCTGGAGGACCCATAGTGGTCTTAACATAGATAGAACCAAGATCAACCCTGGGTTTCTCCAGCTTACTCTCAAGCCTCTTTATAACAGCCTCTATGTTGTCAGCGATATCTTCCTTAGGCATCTGCTCGTTACCAACCACTGTATGAAAAGTCTTTGTCTTAGAACGCAGCTTAATAGTTTTACGAAGGTTTTTCACCATACCAGAGATATCAGCGTTAGGTGGAACAGGCCTAGGCATCTTCCCCCTCGGACCAAGAACGGTACCAAGGGTTTTACCAATAGTTGGCATAAGAGGCGCCTCAGCTATAAAGAAATCATGCTCATCAGCTATCTTCTTAAGTTTTTTCTTATCCTTAGAGAGATCCTCGATCTCCTCAGGTTTAATCAATAAATCAACATGACCTTTGGATTTACTAGCAAGCTCACCACCCGC contains these protein-coding regions:
- a CDS encoding 50S ribosomal protein L1, with the protein product MADKKTVDTVEKILEESKKLNRKFKQNIDLVINIKDFDPNNPKTRIDEEIILPHGKGRESKVALFAGGELASKSKGHVDLLIKPEEIEDLSKDKKKLKKIADEHDFFIAEAPLMPTIGKTLGTVLGPRGKMPRPVPPNADISGMVKNLRKTIKLRSKTKTFHTVVGNEQMPKEDIADNIEAVIKRLESKLEKPRVDLGSIYVKTTMGPPERIV